A genomic window from Pirellulales bacterium includes:
- the speA gene encoding biosynthetic arginine decarboxylase codes for MLDQQVKPWTVSDAAEMYEVGRWGAGYFSVNQAGHLLAHPTKDPQRSIDLKELIDSLQLRGIDLPILVRFADVLKHRLSEIHSAFQQAMKEHQFRGNYFCVYPIKVNQQRQVVEEVLNFGRPFHFGLEAGSKPELLAVVALASNDTPIICNGFKDAEFIEMAMLAQKIGRRVIPVVEKYTELGLVLEYAAKVGVRPQIGFRVKLAAKAGGRWQGSGGFRSKFGLTVTEILRALEELKQHGMEDCFKLLHFHLGSQIPNIRHIKQALNEAARVYAELYSRGAGLEYLDVGGGLGVDYDGSQTNFESSVNYSLQEYANDVVYHIQSVCDDAGVPHPTIVSESGRAIVAYHSALVFNVLGVSGLGESDVPSEPPADAEQPIIDLYGTMNALTARNALESYHDAQQALDMAMSLFSGGYLPIGQRSLAENLFWAICRKMQRLVRQLDFVPEDLQGLDALLSETYFCNFSLFQSMPDSWAIKQLFPVMPIHRLNEQPTHHAVLGDITCDSDGKIDSFIDRRDVKRTLPLHAFNGEPYFLGAFLLGAYQEILGDMHNLFGDTNAVHVSLGDNGEVVLETVIKGDTVREVLDYVEWDPNDLVRQFRNDVEMAVRENRVDFQQAGRMIRFYEEGLQGYTYLEDARE; via the coding sequence ATGCTCGACCAGCAGGTGAAGCCTTGGACCGTGTCCGATGCCGCGGAAATGTACGAAGTCGGACGCTGGGGGGCGGGCTATTTTTCCGTTAATCAGGCAGGCCATCTGCTCGCGCATCCGACCAAAGATCCGCAGCGATCGATCGACTTGAAAGAGCTGATCGACTCTTTGCAGCTGCGCGGCATTGATCTGCCGATCCTGGTGCGTTTTGCCGACGTGCTCAAGCATCGCCTGAGTGAGATCCATTCCGCCTTTCAACAGGCGATGAAGGAACACCAGTTCCGGGGGAACTACTTCTGCGTCTATCCGATCAAGGTGAATCAGCAGCGGCAAGTCGTGGAAGAGGTGCTGAACTTCGGCCGCCCGTTCCATTTCGGTCTCGAGGCCGGCTCGAAGCCCGAGCTATTGGCCGTGGTGGCGCTCGCCTCGAACGACACGCCGATCATTTGCAATGGCTTCAAAGATGCCGAGTTCATCGAGATGGCGATGCTCGCGCAAAAGATTGGTCGCCGAGTCATTCCGGTCGTGGAAAAGTACACCGAGCTGGGCCTGGTGCTCGAGTACGCGGCCAAGGTCGGGGTGCGCCCGCAGATCGGCTTTCGCGTCAAGCTGGCGGCCAAGGCCGGCGGACGTTGGCAAGGCTCGGGCGGTTTCCGCTCGAAGTTCGGCCTGACCGTGACTGAGATCCTTCGCGCGCTCGAAGAGCTCAAGCAGCACGGCATGGAAGATTGCTTCAAGCTGTTGCACTTTCATCTGGGTAGCCAGATCCCCAACATTCGCCACATCAAGCAGGCGCTCAACGAAGCGGCCCGCGTCTACGCCGAACTGTACAGCCGCGGCGCAGGGTTGGAGTATCTCGACGTAGGAGGCGGACTGGGCGTCGACTACGACGGATCCCAAACCAACTTCGAGTCGAGCGTCAATTATTCGCTGCAGGAATACGCCAACGACGTCGTTTATCACATTCAAAGCGTCTGCGACGATGCGGGCGTTCCTCATCCCACGATCGTGTCGGAAAGTGGTCGGGCGATCGTCGCCTACCACAGCGCGCTAGTGTTCAACGTGCTGGGCGTTTCTGGCTTGGGCGAAAGCGATGTGCCGAGCGAGCCGCCAGCCGATGCCGAACAACCGATTATCGATTTGTACGGCACGATGAATGCGCTGACGGCGCGCAATGCGCTGGAAAGCTATCACGACGCCCAACAAGCGCTCGACATGGCCATGAGCCTGTTCAGTGGCGGCTACCTGCCAATCGGGCAACGTAGCCTGGCCGAGAACCTGTTTTGGGCCATCTGTCGTAAAATGCAGCGATTGGTGCGGCAGCTCGACTTCGTGCCCGAGGACTTGCAAGGGCTCGACGCGTTGTTGAGCGAGACCTACTTCTGCAACTTCTCGTTGTTCCAGTCGATGCCCGATAGTTGGGCCATCAAGCAGTTGTTTCCGGTGATGCCGATCCATCGCTTGAATGAGCAGCCAACGCATCACGCGGTGCTGGGCGATATCACTTGCGACTCGGACGGCAAGATCGACTCGTTCATCGATCGTCGCGACGTAAAACGCACGTTGCCGCTGCACGCCTTCAACGGAGAGCCCTACTTCCTAGGAGCGTTTTTGCTGGGCGCTTACCAGGAAATCCTGGGAGACATGCACAACCTGTTCGGCGATACCAATGCCGTACACGTCAGTCTGGGCGACAATGGCGAGGTGGTGCTCGAGACGGTGATCAAGGGTGACACCGTGCGAGAGGTGCTGGACTACGTCGAATGGGATCCCAACGACTTGGTCCGCCAATTCCGCAACGATGTGGAAATGGCCGTTCGTGAAAATCGTGTCGACTTCCAACAGGCTGGCCGCATGATCCGCTTCTACGAAGAAGGACTGCAAGGCTACACCTACCTGGAAGACGCGCGCGAATAG
- a CDS encoding HAD family hydrolase has protein sequence MPDPTPVRGVIFDLDGTLVDSGLDFDLMRREMGITPGHSLLEAIDLLGEPEAVRCREILARHEWAGANAATLMPGVPEFLAALVERGLHRAVFTRNSRAVALATLERLSLDFETVVAREDAPAKPDPTAIWRICENWRLRPDQIVLIGDFHFDIEAGRRAGTRTVLYLAGREPTHTPGAVEADFRLTCFRHAAALLAWMSEPL, from the coding sequence ATGCCCGACCCCACCCCCGTGCGCGGTGTGATCTTCGACCTGGATGGCACGCTCGTCGATTCGGGTCTCGATTTCGATCTTATGCGCCGCGAAATGGGAATCACGCCGGGTCACTCCCTGCTCGAGGCGATCGACCTGCTGGGCGAGCCGGAGGCCGTTCGCTGCCGTGAGATTTTGGCCCGCCACGAATGGGCTGGCGCCAACGCAGCGACGCTGATGCCGGGGGTGCCAGAGTTTCTCGCGGCACTCGTCGAGCGCGGCCTGCATCGCGCAGTCTTCACCCGCAACAGCCGGGCGGTGGCGCTGGCCACGCTCGAGCGGCTGTCGCTGGATTTTGAAACGGTCGTAGCCCGCGAAGACGCTCCGGCCAAGCCTGACCCGACGGCAATTTGGCGAATCTGCGAAAACTGGCGATTACGCCCAGACCAGATCGTTTTGATTGGCGACTTCCACTTCGACATCGAAGCGGGGCGCCGTGCCGGCACACGCACGGTGCTTTATCTAGCTGGACGCGAACCGACTCACACCCCCGGCGCGGTCGAGGCCGACTTCCGGCTGACGTGCTTCCGGCATGCGGCTGCATTGTTGGCATGGATGTCCGAACCGCTCTAG